The following are from one region of the Natronosporangium hydrolyticum genome:
- a CDS encoding MFS transporter, translated as MTEHDPTGTRSSHRAGWRQWLGLLLLVLPMLALATDLTVLFLAMPSIAGDLSPGTSQMLWIVHVYGFFIGGFLITMGRLGDRVGRRRLLLIGTAAFGILSLIAAYSVSAEMLIVVRALLGIAGATLMPSAYSLLRNLFHHPRQLRFAIAAMMAAFGGGTALGPVLGGVLLEFFWWGSVFLVNLPPLMLLLVLGPLLLPEFREPSGHRLDLASVALSLGAILGIIFGIQEMAEHGIHIGYLVAITAGVGLAVLFIRRQLRLPDPLLDLRLFRNRRFTASLAAVLMLGIGTVGGFYLFTQYLQWVAGLSPLTAGLWTVPFSLATVLGMLVAPALSRWLRPAYVIGGGLLVSAVGLTGAAVLTTTGSVTWIAASYSLGAIGQGAATALLSDLIIATAPLAQAGSAASMQEVSGELGVALGIAFGGGAGMLVYRATLTDSVPPAVPQESADTARSSVAEALEVAGALPGAVGSELLQVIEEAFTRALQVGFGFGAVAVTVVAVLILVVLGRYQANRYTDGDGPSQSEPATAETTGEPAARR; from the coding sequence ATGACCGAGCATGACCCGACCGGTACGAGGTCGAGCCATCGAGCCGGCTGGCGACAGTGGCTGGGGCTGCTGTTGCTCGTGCTTCCGATGCTTGCGCTCGCCACCGACTTGACGGTGTTGTTCCTGGCGATGCCGTCGATCGCCGGCGACCTCAGCCCCGGAACATCCCAGATGTTGTGGATAGTTCACGTCTACGGCTTCTTCATCGGCGGTTTCCTGATCACCATGGGCCGGTTGGGCGACCGGGTAGGCCGACGCCGCCTCCTGCTCATCGGCACCGCAGCCTTCGGCATCCTCTCGCTGATCGCCGCCTACTCGGTCAGCGCCGAAATGCTGATCGTCGTCCGGGCACTGCTCGGCATCGCCGGCGCGACCCTGATGCCCTCGGCCTACTCACTGCTGCGCAACCTGTTCCACCACCCACGCCAACTCCGGTTCGCCATCGCCGCGATGATGGCGGCCTTCGGCGGCGGCACCGCGCTAGGCCCGGTGCTCGGCGGGGTGCTGCTCGAATTCTTCTGGTGGGGGTCGGTCTTCCTGGTCAACCTGCCGCCGCTGATGTTGTTGCTGGTGCTCGGTCCGCTACTGTTGCCCGAGTTCCGGGAACCGAGCGGCCACCGTCTCGACCTAGCCAGCGTCGCACTATCGCTCGGGGCGATCCTGGGCATCATCTTCGGCATCCAGGAGATGGCCGAACACGGTATCCACATCGGATATCTTGTCGCCATTACCGCCGGGGTCGGGTTGGCGGTGCTTTTCATCCGCCGGCAACTGCGCCTACCCGACCCGCTCCTCGACCTTCGACTGTTCCGCAACCGACGCTTTACGGCCTCCCTCGCGGCGGTGTTGATGCTTGGCATCGGTACGGTCGGCGGCTTCTACCTCTTCACCCAGTATCTGCAGTGGGTCGCCGGGCTGTCACCGCTTACCGCCGGGCTGTGGACGGTCCCGTTCTCGCTGGCGACAGTGCTCGGCATGCTGGTGGCACCGGCGCTCTCCCGGTGGCTCCGCCCGGCGTACGTCATCGGGGGTGGACTTCTGGTCAGCGCGGTCGGGTTGACCGGCGCGGCGGTGCTGACCACCACCGGTTCGGTGACCTGGATAGCGGCCAGCTACTCGCTGGGCGCGATCGGTCAGGGCGCGGCGACGGCGCTGCTCAGCGACCTGATTATCGCCACCGCTCCGCTCGCACAGGCTGGCTCGGCCGCCTCGATGCAGGAGGTCTCCGGCGAACTGGGGGTCGCGCTCGGGATCGCGTTCGGCGGTGGCGCCGGGATGCTTGTCTACCGGGCCACCCTGACCGATTCGGTCCCGCCGGCCGTGCCGCAGGAGAGCGCCGACACGGCCCGCAGCAGCGTGGCAGAGGCGCTGGAGGTCGCCGGTGCGTTGCCGGGCGCAGTGGGGTCGGAGCTGCTGCAGGTGATCGAGGAGGCGTTCACCAGGGCGTTGCAGGTCGGGTTCGGGTTCGGCGCCGTGGCCGTCACCGTGGTGGCGGTGCTCATCCTCGTGGTGCTGGGGCGCTATCAGGCCAATCGGTATACGGACGGCGACGGCCCGTCGCAGTCGGAACCGGCCACAGCGGAGACCACGGGGGAACCGGCCGCGCGTCGATAA
- a CDS encoding YbaK/EbsC family protein, giving the protein MGTLATEPALTRPDLLADPVIAALTDRPELAAEALVAPIDPELADTAAFCAAYQVGLEISANCVVVVGKRGGEPMYAACLVLATTRADVNGVVRRHLGARKASFAGMDDAVARTGMEYGGITPVGLPSDWPVLVDQRVADAEYAVVGSGVRRSKLAVPGRLLAALPAAEVLDLALPTS; this is encoded by the coding sequence TTGGGAACTCTCGCCACCGAGCCGGCGTTGACCCGGCCGGACCTGCTCGCCGACCCGGTCATCGCGGCCCTGACCGACCGGCCCGAGCTGGCCGCCGAGGCGCTGGTGGCCCCGATCGACCCGGAGCTCGCCGACACCGCCGCCTTCTGCGCGGCGTACCAGGTGGGGTTGGAGATCTCCGCGAACTGTGTGGTGGTGGTCGGCAAGCGGGGCGGGGAGCCGATGTACGCCGCGTGTCTGGTGCTCGCCACCACCCGGGCGGACGTGAACGGGGTGGTCCGGCGCCACCTCGGTGCCCGGAAGGCGAGCTTCGCGGGCATGGACGATGCGGTGGCCCGCACCGGCATGGAGTACGGCGGCATCACCCCGGTCGGGTTGCCGAGCGACTGGCCGGTCCTGGTCGACCAGCGGGTCGCCGACGCCGAGTATGCGGTGGTCGGCTCCGGGGTACGCCGCAGCAAACTGGCGGTGCCGGGTCGGCTGCTCGCCGCCCTGCCCGCCGCCGAGGTGCTGGACCTGGCGCTGCCGACCAGCTGA
- a CDS encoding SDR family NAD(P)-dependent oxidoreductase, which produces MTTSSETQELVVVTGASTGIGAATARELARRGFHVLAGVRRNSDGTPLRAEGIEPVILDITDPDQVAALAAHVERDPRPLRALVNNAGVPGAGPIEVTPLNEWRRIFEVNLFGHVAVAQALLPALLRAKGRVVNITSLNGKISMAGYGPYAASKFAMEAVSDALRNELAPHGVQVVVVEPGGVKTEMSRTGLAALGRLNEGMTSELNARYGALMQAIPSHVDAFTKAGVTSDVAAKKVVKAVTDRRPRTRYTIGATAAFLIRASRILPDRMLDRMTTSDLRKHYPAQIRGRTTATHTA; this is translated from the coding sequence ATGACAACGTCATCTGAAACCCAGGAACTTGTGGTCGTAACCGGGGCATCAACCGGCATTGGCGCGGCCACCGCACGGGAATTGGCCCGCCGCGGCTTCCACGTCCTCGCTGGTGTCCGGCGAAACAGCGACGGGACGCCCCTGCGGGCTGAGGGCATCGAGCCGGTGATCCTCGACATCACCGACCCCGACCAGGTCGCGGCGCTCGCCGCACACGTCGAGCGGGACCCGCGGCCGCTGCGGGCGCTGGTCAACAACGCCGGGGTCCCTGGCGCCGGCCCGATCGAAGTGACACCGCTCAACGAATGGCGTCGCATCTTCGAGGTGAACCTCTTCGGCCACGTCGCCGTCGCCCAGGCCCTGCTGCCCGCGCTGCTACGTGCCAAGGGACGCGTCGTCAACATCACCTCCCTCAACGGCAAGATCTCCATGGCCGGCTACGGACCGTACGCCGCCAGCAAGTTCGCGATGGAGGCGGTCAGCGACGCACTGCGCAACGAGCTGGCACCTCACGGTGTGCAGGTAGTGGTTGTCGAACCAGGCGGCGTGAAAACCGAAATGTCCCGCACCGGCCTGGCCGCACTCGGCCGCCTCAACGAGGGGATGACATCCGAGCTGAACGCGCGCTACGGCGCGCTGATGCAGGCAATACCCTCCCACGTGGACGCGTTTACCAAGGCCGGCGTGACCTCGGACGTCGCCGCGAAGAAAGTCGTCAAGGCGGTGACCGACCGCAGACCCCGCACCCGCTACACCATCGGAGCAACGGCTGCCTTTCTCATTCGGGCGTCCCGCATCCTTCCCGACCGGATGCTCGACCGGATGACAACCTCCGACCTGCGCAAGCACTACCCGGCCCAGATCCGTGGCCGCACAACCGCGACACATACCGCCTAA
- a CDS encoding FAD-binding oxidoreductase, producing METRSASLVVLDQPAVSELASQLRGQLVGPTDPGYDDVRRCWNGMIDKRPALVVRCAGPSDVRVAVEFARKHGLPVAVRGGGHNVSGNAICDGGLVVDLSGMRGVRVDPANRTVRAEGGATIGDLDRETQVFGLAVPMGVVSETGIAGLTLGGGLGWLRRRYGLSCDNLLSVDLVTASGELITVEPGQHPDLWWALAGGGGNFGVVTSFEFRAHPVGPEVYFAFVLHPRERAAAALRQWREWAADAPDEISSFAVLWRVPELPELPPEQHGRPAVVLLAMHSGDPAAGEEALRPLRELGTPVADLSGPMSYLGVQSFFDEDYPPHVMRYYWKSRYLTGLPDEAIDQLVSANDASPSPRSNIDIWQLGGAMSRRSVQATAFGDRSAPFLVGVESNWELPADDEAGVAWGRETFAQLAPFSMAGGYLNFPGFYEDHDRLVADTFGPNLGRLRATKRRYDPSNLFRLNHNIRPS from the coding sequence ATGGAGACTCGATCAGCTTCGCTCGTCGTCCTCGACCAGCCCGCGGTCTCGGAGCTGGCGTCCCAGCTGCGGGGGCAGCTCGTCGGCCCCACCGACCCCGGCTACGACGACGTACGCCGCTGTTGGAACGGGATGATCGACAAGCGGCCGGCGTTAGTCGTACGCTGCGCCGGGCCCAGCGATGTCCGCGTCGCCGTCGAGTTCGCCCGGAAGCACGGGCTCCCCGTGGCGGTACGGGGCGGTGGCCACAACGTCTCGGGCAACGCCATCTGTGACGGTGGTTTGGTCGTCGACCTCTCCGGGATGCGGGGGGTGCGGGTGGATCCGGCGAACCGCACCGTCCGCGCCGAGGGCGGTGCCACCATTGGCGATCTTGACCGGGAAACTCAGGTCTTCGGGCTGGCGGTGCCGATGGGAGTCGTGAGCGAGACCGGCATCGCCGGGCTGACGCTCGGCGGCGGGCTCGGCTGGTTGCGGCGCCGGTACGGCCTGAGCTGTGACAACCTGCTCTCGGTCGACCTCGTCACCGCTTCGGGTGAGCTGATCACCGTGGAGCCAGGGCAGCACCCGGACCTGTGGTGGGCGCTGGCCGGCGGCGGCGGCAACTTCGGGGTCGTCACCTCGTTCGAATTCCGCGCGCACCCGGTCGGCCCCGAGGTGTACTTCGCGTTCGTGCTCCATCCGCGGGAGCGCGCCGCGGCGGCGTTGCGGCAGTGGCGGGAGTGGGCCGCCGACGCGCCGGACGAGATCAGCTCGTTCGCGGTGTTGTGGCGGGTTCCGGAGCTACCCGAGCTGCCGCCCGAGCAGCATGGCCGGCCGGCGGTGGTGTTGCTGGCCATGCACAGCGGCGACCCGGCGGCGGGCGAGGAGGCGTTGCGACCGTTGCGGGAGCTCGGCACGCCGGTCGCCGACCTCTCCGGCCCGATGAGCTACCTCGGGGTGCAGAGCTTCTTCGACGAGGACTATCCCCCGCACGTCATGCGGTACTACTGGAAGTCGAGGTACCTGACCGGGCTGCCGGACGAGGCGATCGATCAGCTGGTCTCGGCGAACGACGCCAGCCCATCGCCCCGTTCGAACATCGACATCTGGCAGCTGGGTGGCGCGATGAGCCGGCGGAGTGTGCAGGCGACCGCGTTCGGGGACCGGTCCGCGCCGTTCCTGGTCGGGGTGGAGTCCAACTGGGAGTTGCCGGCCGACGACGAGGCGGGGGTGGCCTGGGGGCGGGAGACCTTCGCGCAGCTGGCCCCGTTCTCGATGGCCGGCGGCTACCTCAACTTCCCGGGCTTCTATGAGGATCATGATCGGTTGGTGGCCGATACCTTCGGTCCCAACCTCGGCCGGCTACGGGCAACGAAGCGCAGGTACGACCCGTCGAATCTGTTCCGCCTCAACCACAACATTCGCCCCAGCTGA
- a CDS encoding TraR/DksA family transcriptional regulator, with the protein MAPSVPAAVPAHLAELRRLLIADRERTSDRILALSRNFSSIVEAASFAATDDEHDPEGATIAFERSQASALLAAASQRLADVDMALERIAHGNYGSCERCSESIAPKRLLALPAARTCIACAA; encoded by the coding sequence ATGGCGCCGTCCGTACCTGCTGCGGTCCCCGCCCACCTCGCCGAACTTCGCCGGCTACTCATTGCCGACCGCGAGCGGACGTCTGACCGGATTCTTGCCCTGTCCCGGAACTTCTCATCGATCGTGGAGGCGGCGAGCTTTGCCGCGACCGATGACGAGCACGACCCGGAGGGGGCAACGATCGCCTTCGAGCGCTCACAGGCGAGCGCGTTGCTCGCGGCAGCCAGCCAGCGCCTGGCCGATGTGGACATGGCGCTGGAGAGGATCGCCCACGGCAACTACGGCAGCTGCGAACGCTGCAGTGAAAGCATTGCCCCGAAGCGACTGTTGGCGCTGCCGGCAGCCCGCACCTGCATTGCCTGCGCGGCCTAG
- a CDS encoding TetR/AcrR family transcriptional regulator has protein sequence MTSRAESAAATRRALLAAAAALLDSGGLDAVTLRAVGARAGVTRGAPYRHFPDKESLLIAVGTQAWDTLGDRMQALRADPSLSPAEKVRGGLITLIDIGRFRPHLYKLMFSNPTGDPAALAGAAQRSQIEFLAAVADLVGEQDARQFAALLISSASGIAGLEASGQLADPKWGGVTAEDLTDTLVDMIAGQRRHA, from the coding sequence ATGACCTCCCGCGCCGAATCAGCCGCCGCCACGCGCCGCGCCCTGCTCGCCGCGGCCGCTGCGCTGCTCGACTCCGGTGGCCTCGACGCCGTAACGTTGCGCGCGGTGGGGGCGCGCGCCGGAGTGACTCGCGGGGCGCCCTACCGGCACTTCCCCGACAAGGAGAGCCTGCTGATCGCCGTCGGGACCCAGGCATGGGACACCCTCGGAGACCGCATGCAAGCCCTTCGCGCGGACCCGAGCTTGTCGCCCGCTGAGAAAGTGCGTGGTGGCCTCATCACGCTTATCGACATCGGCCGGTTTCGGCCGCACCTCTACAAGCTCATGTTCAGCAACCCGACCGGCGACCCCGCGGCGCTCGCCGGTGCCGCCCAGCGCAGCCAGATCGAGTTCCTGGCCGCCGTCGCGGACCTGGTCGGCGAGCAGGACGCCCGCCAATTCGCAGCCCTGCTCATTAGCAGCGCGAGCGGGATCGCCGGACTGGAGGCCAGCGGCCAGCTCGCCGACCCCAAGTGGGGCGGCGTCACCGCCGAAGACCTCACCGACACCTTGGTTGACATGATCGCCGGCCAGCGGCGGCACGCATGA
- a CDS encoding class I SAM-dependent methyltransferase, whose protein sequence is MTEAAFLTATRHSYDALAHHHLYRTGTDTAAKPFDRALLAAFAGYLRQGGSGPVADVGCGPGWLTAELTELGVAAFGIDLSPEMVASARLAYPRLGFVVGSMLELPLPDGGLRGLLASYAIIHVPWQHRPQLFVEFYRALAPGGQLMLAFQVGDDHRHFDNLDGLPISLDFYRQQPDEVAELLREAGFAIRVTATREPEPGLERTRQGYLLAYRS, encoded by the coding sequence ATGACCGAGGCTGCCTTCCTGACCGCCACCCGGCACTCCTACGACGCCCTCGCCCACCACCACCTGTACCGGACCGGCACCGACACCGCGGCGAAGCCGTTCGATCGGGCGCTGCTCGCCGCCTTCGCCGGCTATCTTCGCCAGGGTGGGTCCGGCCCGGTCGCCGACGTCGGCTGCGGCCCGGGCTGGCTGACCGCGGAGCTGACCGAACTCGGGGTGGCGGCCTTCGGCATCGACCTGTCACCGGAGATGGTCGCGTCGGCCCGGCTGGCATACCCGCGGCTCGGGTTCGTAGTGGGCTCGATGCTGGAGCTGCCGCTGCCCGACGGCGGCCTGCGGGGGCTGCTCGCCTCGTACGCCATCATCCATGTCCCGTGGCAGCATCGGCCGCAGCTGTTCGTGGAGTTCTACCGGGCGCTCGCCCCCGGCGGGCAGCTGATGCTGGCGTTCCAGGTCGGCGACGACCACCGGCACTTCGACAACCTCGACGGGCTACCGATCTCGCTCGACTTCTACCGGCAACAGCCGGACGAGGTCGCCGAGTTGTTGCGGGAGGCCGGGTTCGCGATCCGGGTGACCGCGACCCGGGAACCGGAGCCAGGGCTGGAACGTACCCGCCAGGGTTACCTGCTCGCGTACCGGAGCTGA
- a CDS encoding DUF1992 domain-containing protein translates to MSGGGSFESLIDQQIRAAQERGEFDDLPGMGEPLPGRGRPDDELWWVRGWMQREGLSGESFLPASLRLAKELERLPGLVRDYPSEQRVRAAAQDLNDRIDQFRLAPSGPHVTLRKVDPDDLVAQWRAARRQRA, encoded by the coding sequence ATGAGTGGTGGGGGCAGCTTCGAGTCGCTGATCGACCAGCAGATCCGGGCGGCGCAGGAGCGGGGCGAGTTCGATGATCTCCCGGGGATGGGAGAGCCGTTGCCCGGTCGGGGTCGGCCGGACGACGAGCTGTGGTGGGTTCGCGGTTGGATGCAGCGGGAGGGCCTGTCGGGCGAGTCCTTCCTGCCGGCGTCGCTGCGGTTGGCCAAAGAGCTTGAGCGGTTGCCGGGGTTGGTCCGGGACTACCCGTCCGAACAACGGGTACGCGCCGCGGCGCAGGATCTGAACGACCGCATCGACCAGTTCCGGCTCGCACCCAGCGGCCCTCACGTGACGCTGCGAAAGGTAGACCCGGATGATTTAGTGGCGCAGTGGCGCGCCGCCCGACGTCAACGGGCGTAG
- a CDS encoding TetR/AcrR family transcriptional regulator: protein MGNRQKGPVGRPRGFDTDEALERAMLTFWEHGYEGASLATLTEAMGISTTSMYATFGNKEELFRKALARYNEGPGGYLSRAIAEPTALAVATAILAGTVRTTTRPAHPHGCLGVQGALVTGDSGQPVRDLLAAWRTTGCASVRERFQRAIEEGDLPPETDPGLLARYVTTLAFGIAVQAASGIGRDELQTMADAALRNWPLT from the coding sequence GTGGGGAACAGGCAGAAGGGTCCAGTCGGCCGACCGCGGGGATTCGACACCGACGAGGCGCTCGAACGCGCCATGCTGACCTTCTGGGAGCACGGCTACGAAGGAGCCAGCCTGGCCACCCTGACCGAGGCGATGGGCATCTCCACCACCAGCATGTACGCGACGTTCGGCAACAAGGAAGAGCTCTTCCGCAAGGCGCTGGCGCGATACAACGAGGGACCGGGCGGCTACCTATCCCGGGCGATCGCGGAGCCGACCGCACTCGCCGTCGCCACCGCGATCCTCGCCGGCACGGTTCGCACCACCACCCGACCCGCCCATCCCCACGGCTGCCTGGGCGTACAGGGCGCCCTCGTCACCGGCGACTCCGGGCAGCCAGTCCGCGACCTGCTCGCCGCCTGGCGCACCACCGGCTGCGCCAGCGTCCGCGAACGGTTCCAGCGAGCGATCGAAGAAGGCGACCTCCCGCCGGAGACCGACCCCGGGCTCCTGGCCCGCTACGTCACCACCCTGGCGTTCGGCATCGCCGTGCAAGCCGCGAGCGGGATCGGCCGCGACGAACTCCAGACGATGGCCGACGCCGCCCTACGCAACTGGCCGCTCACCTGA
- a CDS encoding type II toxin-antitoxin system HicA family toxin, translating into MSRLPILSGQQVVKALERAGFVQTRTRGSHVVLRHADTGRGTTVPLHKVVKRGTLAAILRQTGIDAAEFEDLL; encoded by the coding sequence GTGAGCAGGCTCCCAATACTGTCCGGTCAGCAGGTCGTCAAGGCACTCGAACGGGCCGGCTTCGTCCAGACTCGGACACGGGGTAGCCATGTGGTGTTGCGGCATGCTGACACGGGACGTGGCACGACGGTTCCGCTGCACAAGGTGGTAAAGCGCGGAACCCTGGCTGCGATTCTCCGTCAGACGGGAATAGACGCAGCCGAGTTCGAGGACCTGCTGTAG
- a CDS encoding helix-turn-helix domain-containing protein, whose amino-acid sequence MARVLLHLLQLFHLEQLEPVMSDLLVRDAAALHRALERSGDEVKVALSRQTAELVSRLVDARARGEEILVSRGHAEVTPTEAAVLLGMSRPQVRKLMDRGLLEFRKVGTHHRVRVSSIRAFLDSERPRRRDALADLADLQNELGLTG is encoded by the coding sequence ATGGCCCGTGTGCTGCTACACTTGCTGCAGTTGTTTCACTTAGAGCAGTTGGAGCCGGTCATGAGTGATCTGTTAGTGCGTGACGCCGCTGCTCTTCATCGCGCCCTGGAAAGGTCCGGCGACGAGGTGAAGGTAGCGCTGTCACGACAGACCGCAGAGCTGGTTTCCAGGTTGGTCGACGCCCGGGCGCGCGGAGAGGAGATCCTGGTGTCCCGGGGCCACGCCGAGGTCACCCCGACCGAGGCGGCGGTTCTGCTGGGCATGTCGCGTCCGCAGGTCCGCAAGCTGATGGACCGTGGCCTGCTGGAGTTCCGCAAGGTCGGCACGCACCACCGCGTTCGAGTCTCCTCTATCAGGGCCTTTCTGGACTCCGAGCGGCCACGCCGACGCGACGCGCTGGCCGACCTGGCCGACCTGCAAAACGAGCTCGGCCTGACCGGATGA
- a CDS encoding type II toxin-antitoxin system HicB family antitoxin, whose amino-acid sequence MAQKHVLTAVLTPDLDGGYVAQVAELPGAISQGETVEEALVNVREAAELYLEDATAEELAALDAHPVTAAVQVSVG is encoded by the coding sequence ATGGCGCAGAAGCATGTACTCACTGCGGTACTCACCCCGGACCTTGACGGCGGGTACGTCGCTCAGGTGGCTGAGTTGCCAGGAGCGATCAGCCAAGGCGAGACGGTTGAGGAAGCGCTGGTGAACGTCCGCGAGGCGGCTGAGCTGTACTTGGAGGACGCAACCGCGGAGGAGCTGGCCGCCCTGGACGCCCATCCGGTGACCGCCGCGGTCCAGGTGAGCGTGGGGTGA
- a CDS encoding SDR family NAD(P)-dependent oxidoreductase: MGSLEGKVALVTGGSTGIGLASAVRLAAEGAHVFITGRRKTELDVAVETIGAAAATAVVGDIANLADLDRLYETVRSRGQGLDVLFANAAVAEFVPLEQITEEHFDTLFGINVRGTLFTVQKALPVLNDGASVILNGSTNVDAGAEAFGLYAASKAATRSFARTWANELKGRGIRVNTITPGPTDTPGLSGLAPDPEQAAGLRQHLATQVPLGRLGRPEEIAAAVAFLASDQSSFITGSSLYVDGGLNQL; this comes from the coding sequence GTGGGATCACTTGAAGGAAAAGTGGCACTGGTCACCGGCGGCAGCACCGGCATCGGCCTGGCCAGCGCCGTACGCCTGGCGGCCGAGGGCGCCCACGTGTTCATCACCGGCCGGCGCAAGACCGAACTCGACGTGGCAGTCGAAACGATCGGCGCAGCAGCCGCCACTGCGGTGGTCGGCGACATCGCAAACCTGGCGGACCTCGACCGTCTCTACGAGACGGTCCGCAGCCGGGGGCAGGGTCTGGATGTCCTGTTCGCCAACGCCGCGGTCGCCGAATTCGTGCCGCTTGAGCAGATCACCGAGGAACACTTCGACACCCTCTTCGGGATCAACGTCCGCGGCACCCTGTTCACCGTGCAGAAGGCCCTGCCGGTGCTCAACGACGGCGCCTCGGTGATCCTGAACGGCTCAACCAATGTGGACGCCGGTGCGGAGGCGTTCGGTCTGTACGCGGCGTCCAAGGCTGCCACCCGTTCGTTCGCCCGGACCTGGGCCAACGAACTCAAAGGGCGCGGCATCCGGGTCAACACCATCACGCCCGGCCCGACCGACACACCCGGTCTCTCCGGGCTCGCCCCCGATCCGGAGCAGGCCGCCGGACTCCGGCAACACCTGGCTACGCAGGTGCCGCTCGGCCGACTCGGACGCCCGGAGGAGATCGCCGCCGCGGTGGCCTTCCTCGCCTCCGACCAAAGCAGCTTCATCACCGGCTCGAGCCTCTACGTGGACGGGGGCCTCAACCAGCTCTGA
- a CDS encoding alpha-ketoglutarate-dependent dioxygenase AlkB produces the protein MTGGEYQPALLEFESVQPRLGPLAGQLVRHQLGCGAWVDHLPGWVSGADEVLATLVAEVSWRAERRRMYDDEVVVPRLLRWYGRDEPLPHPVLTEARRQLTEHYAAELGEPFVTAGMCLYRDGRDSVAWHGDTHGRSARVDTMVAIVAFGAARPLLVRPRGGGDGPRPKFPLGHGDLLVMGGSCQRTFEHAIPKTSQSVGPRVSVQFRPAGVA, from the coding sequence ATGACCGGGGGTGAGTATCAGCCCGCGCTGCTGGAGTTCGAGTCGGTCCAGCCCAGACTCGGGCCGCTCGCTGGGCAGTTGGTCCGGCATCAACTGGGGTGCGGCGCCTGGGTGGATCACCTGCCCGGCTGGGTGAGCGGCGCCGACGAGGTGCTGGCGACCCTGGTCGCCGAGGTGTCGTGGCGGGCCGAGCGCCGCCGGATGTATGACGACGAGGTGGTGGTCCCCCGGCTGCTGCGGTGGTATGGCCGCGACGAGCCGCTACCCCATCCGGTGCTCACCGAGGCCCGACGCCAGCTCACCGAGCACTACGCGGCCGAGTTGGGCGAACCGTTCGTCACCGCCGGGATGTGCCTCTACCGGGACGGGCGCGACAGCGTCGCCTGGCACGGCGACACCCACGGCCGCTCGGCCCGGGTGGACACAATGGTCGCGATCGTCGCATTCGGAGCGGCGCGGCCACTGCTGGTGCGGCCCCGCGGTGGCGGAGACGGGCCACGCCCCAAGTTCCCGCTCGGCCACGGCGACCTGCTGGTGATGGGCGGCTCCTGCCAGCGCACCTTCGAGCATGCGATCCCGAAGACCAGCCAGTCGGTCGGGCCGAGAGTGAGCGTGCAGTTCCGCCCCGCCGGAGTCGCCTGA